Proteins encoded within one genomic window of Brassica rapa cultivar Chiifu-401-42 chromosome A09, CAAS_Brap_v3.01, whole genome shotgun sequence:
- the LOC103838940 gene encoding uncharacterized protein LOC103838940 isoform X1, with product MDLYDDIFNDQLLQLSPLRFSPSPEPFASLTEFLQDPLMEETENVDGEDVGFINSSAITEANPSMGIPSPNLVPFPETLTLVQNQSDHHFFLNQNMLDSFEQEPGVFAMPQQSLVCNPKGCLQGNLTNGQLDQQSLFNRITMNPFQETNDSTMIENGRPIEEGNSGYAHPMMTQSFELPNHLQEQFLSLPSSQSYLSEPMYEHGLVASHFNKYDQQPPTLVLPNREDGALVPSMDKNLARTNSAPNQISVTLPLPQMTSNSTRNQGNVQERVNQPTPGSRYPTLETYARAQGLPCTKAFAPIDFNVLGRRQRNDQSRFEHEESSSAAQRRRIFMPNRNDNLTAANLVQERLQNTLYSQLYATLGLKIDPHLRNFAPLPKKKSK from the exons ATGGATTTGTATGACGATATCTTCAACGATCAACTATTGCAATTGAGTCCTTTGCGCTTCTCTCCGTCACCAGAACCATTTGCTTCGTTGACG GAGTTTCTGCAAGACCCTCTTATGGAAGAAACTGAAAATGTGGATGGAGAGGATGTTGGATTTATCAATAGTTCTGCTATAACCGAAGCTAATCCCTCAATGGGTATACCATCCCCAAATCTAGTCCCATTTCCAGAGACATTAACACTAGTGCAAAATCAATCAGATCATCATTTTTTTCTCAATCAAAACATGTTGGATTCTTTTGAGCAAGAGCCAGGTGTTTTTGCAATG CCACAGCAATCATTAGTATGCAATCCAAAGGGGTGTTTACAAGGAAACTTAACAAACGGACAATTGGATCAGCAATCTTTGTTCAATCGAATCACAATGAATCCCTTCCAGGAAACAAATGACTCTACAATG ATAGAAAATGGTCGACCAATCGAAGAAGGAAACAGTGGATATGCACATCCAATGATGACTCAATCTTTTGAGTTACCAAATCATCTTCAAGAGCAGTTTTTATCATTGCCTTC ATCACAAAGTTACCTGTCAGAACCGATGTACGAGCACGGCCTAGTTGCTTCACATTTCAACAAGTATGACCAGCAACCGCCTACGTTAGTCTTACCTAACAGGGAAGATGGGGCTCTGGTCCCAAGTATGGATAAAAATTTGGCTAG GACAAACTCTGCACCGAATCAGATCTCTGTGACCCTTCCTCTGCCTCAAATGACATCGAACTCTACAAG GAATCAAGGAAATGTACAAGAGCGAGTAAATCAGCCTACGCCAGGAAGTAGATACCCTACCCTCGAAACCTATGCTCGTGCACAAGGACTTCCATGCACGAAAGCATTTGCTCCCATCGAT tttaacgttttggggcgtCGACAAAGAAATGACCAAAGTCGATTTGAGCATGAAGAATCTTCATCTGCTGCTCAACGAAgg AGAATCTTCATGCCAAACCGAAATGATAATTTAACTGCAGCTAACCTCGTTCAAGAAAG GTTGCAAAATACATTGTATAGTCAATTGTATGCGACTCTCGGTTTAAAAATTGATCCCCACTTGAGGAATTTTGCTCCATTGCCTAAGAAAAAGAGCAAATAA
- the LOC103838940 gene encoding uncharacterized protein LOC103838940 isoform X2, producing the protein MDLYDDIFNDQLLQLSPLRFSPSPEPFASLTEFLQDPLMEETENVDGEDVGFINSSAITEANPSMGIPSPNLVPFPETLTLVQNQSDHHFFLNQNMLDSFEQEPGVFAMPQQSLVCNPKGCLQGNLTNGQLDQQSLFNRITMNPFQETNDSTMIENGRPIEEGNSGYAHPMMTQSFELPNHLQEQFLSLPSSQSYLSEPMYEHGLVASHFNKYDQQPPTLVLPNREDGALVPSMDKNLARTNSAPNQISVTLPLPQMTSNSTRNQGNVQERVNQPTPGSRYPTLETYARAQGLPCTKAFAPIDFNVLGRRQRNDQSRFEHEESSSAAQRRRIFMPNRNDNLTAANLVQERVQVRQSPICEKVSCGVV; encoded by the exons ATGGATTTGTATGACGATATCTTCAACGATCAACTATTGCAATTGAGTCCTTTGCGCTTCTCTCCGTCACCAGAACCATTTGCTTCGTTGACG GAGTTTCTGCAAGACCCTCTTATGGAAGAAACTGAAAATGTGGATGGAGAGGATGTTGGATTTATCAATAGTTCTGCTATAACCGAAGCTAATCCCTCAATGGGTATACCATCCCCAAATCTAGTCCCATTTCCAGAGACATTAACACTAGTGCAAAATCAATCAGATCATCATTTTTTTCTCAATCAAAACATGTTGGATTCTTTTGAGCAAGAGCCAGGTGTTTTTGCAATG CCACAGCAATCATTAGTATGCAATCCAAAGGGGTGTTTACAAGGAAACTTAACAAACGGACAATTGGATCAGCAATCTTTGTTCAATCGAATCACAATGAATCCCTTCCAGGAAACAAATGACTCTACAATG ATAGAAAATGGTCGACCAATCGAAGAAGGAAACAGTGGATATGCACATCCAATGATGACTCAATCTTTTGAGTTACCAAATCATCTTCAAGAGCAGTTTTTATCATTGCCTTC ATCACAAAGTTACCTGTCAGAACCGATGTACGAGCACGGCCTAGTTGCTTCACATTTCAACAAGTATGACCAGCAACCGCCTACGTTAGTCTTACCTAACAGGGAAGATGGGGCTCTGGTCCCAAGTATGGATAAAAATTTGGCTAG GACAAACTCTGCACCGAATCAGATCTCTGTGACCCTTCCTCTGCCTCAAATGACATCGAACTCTACAAG GAATCAAGGAAATGTACAAGAGCGAGTAAATCAGCCTACGCCAGGAAGTAGATACCCTACCCTCGAAACCTATGCTCGTGCACAAGGACTTCCATGCACGAAAGCATTTGCTCCCATCGAT tttaacgttttggggcgtCGACAAAGAAATGACCAAAGTCGATTTGAGCATGAAGAATCTTCATCTGCTGCTCAACGAAgg AGAATCTTCATGCCAAACCGAAATGATAATTTAACTGCAGCTAACCTCGTTCAAGAAAG